A window from Seriola aureovittata isolate HTS-2021-v1 ecotype China chromosome 14, ASM2101889v1, whole genome shotgun sequence encodes these proteins:
- the LOC130181493 gene encoding androgen-dependent TFPI-regulating protein, with translation MTSTLGRVYHITAFSWYAFVVKCLAAKDGEKLPPGIFVYGGPWKYLTFLNLLLQMSFFGLAALNDLQAGKKSDTILSRCKDLLFSVFAFPVGMFVVLLFWTIFAYDRELVYPATIDTFFPPWINHAMHTFVLPVLLGEVLVQPHIYPQTKHALAALGVVGLAYLFWIIWVFLSVGIWVYPLLGHFSTAGLAGFFFFNMSAVTLFYLLGDTLNSHVWSK, from the exons ATGACTTCAACCCTGGGGAGAGTGTACCACATCACAGCATTCAGCTGGTATGCTTTTGTTGTTAAGTGTCTCGCTGCTAAGGATGGAGAGAAGTTACCACCAGGAATCTTTGTTTATGGAGGACCTTGGAAGTACCTAACATTTTTGAATTTG TTATTGCAAATGTCATTCTTTGGACTGGCAGCTCTGAATGATCTACAAGCTGGGAAAAAGTCAGATACTATTCTGAGCAGATGTAAAgacctcctcttctctgtctttgcctTCCCTGTGGGCATG tttgttgttCTACTTTTCTGGACAATCTTTGCCTATGACAGAGAGTTAGTCTACCCAGCTACTATTGACACCTTCTTCCCTCCCTGGATAAACCATGCTATG CACACATTTGTCCTGCCTGTTTTACTTGGAGAAGTGCTGGTGCAGCCTCACATCTACCCACAGACTAAACATGCCCTGGCAGCATTAGGAGTTGTGGGCTTGGCTTACTTATTTTG GATTATATGGGTGTTCTTGTCAGTTGGGATTTGGGTGTATCCTCTCCTGGGCCACTTCAGCACCGCTGGTCTGGCgggcttcttcttttttaacatGTCTGCGGTGACCTTGTTCTACCTGCTGGGGGACACGCTCAACAGCCATGTGTGGAGTAAATGA